The following coding sequences are from one Capsicum annuum cultivar UCD-10X-F1 chromosome 3, UCD10Xv1.1, whole genome shotgun sequence window:
- the LOC107865637 gene encoding putative aldehyde oxidase Art an 7 produces MAIYIKAFVLLPLLFISSYARNKHIDLGFDNADDSSLGVNVDRSPDEILKLNDGKNKKKESKKKNKKHELIFPDPKPDFETENGGSWIIHSENAGVAAMHIQLMPNNKAIWYDTTNLGPSGIQNNPTFCKPVPDKPDETDCWSHGVQYDVESGQVRTLKIMTDTWCSSGGLSSTGELVSTGGYREGIRSIRIMNPCDNCEFQENANGLAAMRWYATQHMLENGSFILVGGRGAHNYEIIPPGKLQFQVQQFGLNFLIETEDEKENNLYPFVNLLPDGNVFIFANDRSIVIDPYSGKTLHELPVLAGGARNYPASGMSALLPINLNVPNPEDVEVEVIVCGGNTKDALKFSEFPPRQFFPALKDCGRIFVNKQGAEWDIEEMTSPRVMGDMLLLPTGDILIINGAKAGTSAWDAAEEPNLVPLLYSPNKPKGQRFKELNPTQIPRMYHSVSAVLPDGKILVAGSNTHALYDFQAKYPTDLRVEKFSPPYLAPELEQHKPQILDDGANKEIKYGQDFKVNIKLDEFVDETDIRVTMYAPPFTTHGYSQGQRLIILQLKSVTNQEVTVVAPPSGKIAPPGYYLFFVVHRGVPSHGIWVRIDQ; encoded by the coding sequence ATGGCTATCTACATCAAAGCCTTTGTTTTGCTTCCTTTGCTTTTTATTTCATCTTATGCTAGAAACAAACATATTGACCTAGGCTTTGACAATGCTGACGACTCTTCGTTAGGAGTAAATGTTGATCGTTCCCCAGatgaaattttgaaattgaatgacggcaagaataagaagaaagagtctaagaagaaaaacaagaaacaTGAATTAATATTTCCAGATCCCAAGCCAGATTTCGAGACAGAAAATGGTGGTTCTTGGATAATACATTCAGAAAATGCTGGTGTTGCAGCCATGCATATACAATTGATGCCAAATAACAAGGCTATTTGGTATGATACCACAAATCTTGGACCATCTGGAATTCAAAACAACCCTACATTTTGCAAGCCTGTTCCAGATAAGCCTGACGAGACAGATTGTTGGTCTCATGGTGTCCAATATGATGTTGAGAGTGGTCAAGTTAGGACGTTGAAGATAATGACGGATACATGGTGCTCATCGGGAGGTTTGTCCTCTACCGGTGAATTAGTAAGCACGGGAGGTTATCGTGAAGGAATTCGCAGTATAAGAATCATGAATCCATGCGATAACTGTGAGTTTCAAGAAAATGCAAATGGTCTTGCTGCTATGAGATGGTATGCTACTCAACATATGCTTGAGAATGGTAGTTTCATTCTTGTTGGAGGTCGTGGTGCACATAACTACGAAATTATTCCACCAGGAAAACTGCAGTTCCAAGTGCAACAATTTGGGCTAAATTTTCTTATTGAAACCGAAGATGAGAAAGAGAACAATCTCTATCCGTTTGTCAATCTTCTCCCTGATGGGAATGTGTTTATTTTTGCAAATGACAGATCAATAGTCATTGATCCTTACAGTGGAAAAACTCTCCACGAACTTCCTGTACTAGCTGGAGGTGCAAGAAACTATCCAGCATCAGGAATGTCCGCACTTTTGCCAATCAATCTCAATGTTCCTAATCCCGAAGATGTTGAGGTCGAGGTCATTGTTTGCGGAGGCAACACCAAGGATGCCTTGAAATTTTCTGAGTTTCCACCTAGACAATTCTTCCCTGCATTAAAAGACTGTGGAAGAATATTTGTTAACAAACAAGGAGCTGAATGGGATATTGAAGAAATGACCTCACCAAGAGTTATGGGAGACATGTTGCTTCTACCAACTGGAGATATATTGATCATTAATGGAGCAAAGGCAGGAACTTCTGCATGGGATGCTGCTGAGGAACCTAATCTTGTGCCACTTCTTTATAGCCCAAACAAACCAAAAGGACAAAGGTTTAAGGAATTGAACCCTACACAGATTCCTAGAATGTACCATTCTGTTTCTGCTGTTTTACCAGATGGCAAGATTTTAGTGGCAGGAAGCAACACCCATGCTTTGTATGACTTTCAAGCTAAGTATCCAACTGATTTGAGAGTTGAGAAATTCTCACCTCCATACTTGGCACCTGAGTTAGAACAACATAAACCCCAAATTCTCGACGATGGAGCCAACAAAGAGATCAAATATGGACAGGATTTCAAAGTCAATATCAAGTTGGATGAATTTGTGGATGAGACTGACATTAGGGTCACCATGTATGCTCCACCTTTCACCACACATGGCTACTCTCAGGGACAAAGGTTGATCATTTTACAACTTAAATCTGTAACAAACCAAGAGGTCACTGTAGTGGCACCACCGTCAGGCAAAATTGCTCCACCAGGCTACTATTTATTCTTTGTAGTTCATCGTGGTGTACCTAGCCATGGAATATGGGTTCGAATTGATCAATAG
- the LOC107864360 gene encoding acanthoscurrin-2, translating to MGSKAFLILGLFLAIFVMISSEVLARELVETSTNTLEEDTKKFNNKYGVQETQFGGYPGGGGYPGGGHGGGGYPGGGYPGGGGYPGGGGGGGGYPGGGGGGGRGGGGYPGGGGGGGYPGGGRGGGGYPGGGGRGGYPGGGHGRGGYPGGGRGGGGGYQGGGGHGGGRYSGGGRVGGGGRGGGGGGGRKCCS from the exons ATGGGTTCCAAGGCATTTCTGATTCTTGGcctttttttggccatttttgtAATGATAAGCTCTGAGGTTTTAGCCAGAGAGTTGGTTGAGACTTCCACCAATACTTTAGAAGAGGACA CAAAGAAATTCAATAACAAGTATGGGGTACAAGAAACCCAATTTGGCGGGTACCCTGGTGGTGGCGGATATCCTGGTGGCGGCCACGGTGGTGGTGGATACCCTGGAGGCGGATATCCTGGTGGTGGTGGATATCCTGGCGGtggcggtggtggtggtggataCCCTGGtggcggtggtggtggtggcCGTGGTGGTGGTGGATACCCTGGtggcggtggtggtggtggataTCCTGGCGGTGGCCGTGGTGGTGGTGGATACCCTGGTGGCGGTGGTCGTGGTGGATATCCTGGTGGCGGCCATGGTCGTGGTGGATACCCTGGTGGCGGccgtggtggtggtggtggatacCAGGGAGGCGGTGGCCACGGTGGTGGTAGATACTCCGGCGGTGGACGTGTTGGTGGCGGCGGCCGCggtggaggtggtggtggtggccgCAAGTGCTGCTCTTAG
- the LOC107864361 gene encoding glycine-rich protein produces the protein MGSKAFLFLGLLLAIFIMISSQVLANELAENAKRSENKNEVHEDQYGGGYPGGGYPGGGYPGGGYPGGGRGGYPGGGRGGYPGGGRGGGRRGGYCRYGCCRRDYYGCYRCCSYKGEAMDKVTEGKPHN, from the exons ATGGGTTCCAAGGCATTTCTGTTTCTTGGCCTGCTTTTGGCTATTTTTATAATGATAAGCTCTCAAGTTTTAGCTAATGAGTTGGCTGAGAATG CAAAAAGATCTGAAAACAAGAATGAAGTACATGAAGACCAATATGGTGGTGGATACCCTGGGGGTGGATACCCCGGTGGTGGATACCCCGGTGGAGGATACCCTGGTGGTGGACGTGGTGGATACCCTGGTGGTGGACGCGGTGGATACCCTGGTGGTGGACGTGGTGGTGGACGACGTGGAGGATATTGCCGGTACGGTTGCTGCCGCCGTGATTACTATGGTTGTTATAGGTGTTGCTCCTACAAAGGTGAGGCAATGGACAAAGTGACTGAAGGCAAACCACACAATTGA